TCCGGTATTCACCGCCAATGCCTATGGTTCCAGCTTGAATGAGACTGAACTGGCGGATGTTCCGGCGCAAGCGCCTGAAGTTCCACCTTCTCCCGCCGAAGAGCCCGAGGCAACGCCCGAAGTCGCTTTTGTACGCGAAGCGCGGCAAAACGACTTCTGGACATCACCCCTGGTCCGCGCCTTTCTGGGCCTGATGAGTCTGGCATTGCTGGCCGCATTGATGCTGCAATGGGTGGTCCGGCAAAAAGACGTTCTGGCCGCGCACGAGCCCCGGCTCGCACCGATGCTTCAGGCGCTTTGCCGACCGCTGGGCTGCCAAATCCGGCCCTTGCGACGCATCGAATCGCTGGTCATTGAACATGCCAGCTTCAGCAAGACCGGCCCCGATGCCTACCGCCTGAGCTTCGTTTTCCGCAATACCGGCGATGCGCTCATCGAAATCCCCGCGCTCGAAGTCACGCTCATCGACAGCCAGGACGAGTTGCTGGTGCGCCGGGTGGTGATGCCGGCGCAGTTCGGCGCCACCGGGGTCTCACTGGCGGCGCATGCCGAACTGGCTGGCGCCTTGTCCCTGAAAGTCTCCAGCGGTGGTGCGCAAGGGGCTTCATCGCCAGCGCAAGCCGGCTTCCTGCCGGTGGCTGGCTACCGTATCCTGGCTTTTTATCCCTGAAAACTGAAACGAGAACTGAATGTCTTCTGTAATTTGCGGCTCGCTGGCCTTTGACACCATCATGAGTTTTGAGGGCCGGTTTGCCGAGCAGATATTGCCCGACCAGTTGCACATCCTGAACGTGTCGTTTCTGGTGCCCGCGCTGCGCCGCGAGTTTGGCGGCTGCGCCGGCAACATTGCCTACAGCCTCAAGCAACTCGGCGGCTCGCCCTTGCCGATGGCCACGGTGGGCAGCGACGGCGCCGACTACCTGGCGCGCATGAAGGCGCAAGGCATCAGCACCGAATTCGTGCGCGAAGTCGATGACCTCTACACCGCGCAGGCGATGATCATGACCGACCGCGACAACAACCAGATCACGGCTTTTCACCCCGGCGCGATGATGCAGGCGCATGTCAGCCGGATCGAGGCGCGCAGCGACATCAGGCTGGGCATCATTTCACCCGATGGCCGCGATGCCATGCTGCAGCATGCCGAACAGTTCAAGGCCGCCGGCATTCCCTTCGTCTTTGATCCGGGACAGGGCCTGCCGATGTTCGACGGCCCCGAACTGGCGCATTTCGTCGAGCTGGCCTCCTGGGTGACGGTCAATGACTACGAAGGCCGGATGCTGTGCGACCGCACCGGCCTGTCGTGCGCCGAATTGTCCAAGCGTGTGCTGGGCCTGGTGGTGACGCTGGGCGCCGAAGGCTGCGAGGTCTGGGTCGATGGCGAAAAAACCGTGGTGCCGCCGGTCAAGGCCGAGGCGGTGGTCGATCCAACGGGCTGCGGCGATGCGTTTCGCGGTGCGCTGCTGTTTGGACTGGAGCAGGGCTGGTCGCTGGTCCGTTGCGCGGTGCTGGGCAACCGGGTGGGCGCGCACAAGATCGCCAGCCGTGGCGGGCAGAATTACACGCTGGATTTTGATCAAATCAGTGCTTTGCGCAATACCAGCGGGCACTGATAGCTATTAAATTGCTAGCATTTGGCTTTTTATCCCGCAGTGCGTGGGCCGATCAGGCGAACTCCCGGCTGAATTGAAAAAGCCCGACATCTTGCGACATCGGGCTTGATGCATTACGCGCGCAAGACTTAAGGCTTGCTGCCTTTTGGGAAGGGCCAGGAGGCTTGCGGATTGATGGTGGTCTGGGCCGTTGGAGTCGAGCTTGCTGCGGGCGTTTTGGCCGCCGGTTTTTTCTCGGCTTTTTCGGCTTTCACTGCTTTTTTGGCTGCCGGCTTTTTTACGGCTTTGGCAGTGTCGGCTGTCGTCTTGGCCGCGGCCTTTTTAGCGGCTGGTTTTTTGGCTGCCGGTTGTGGGGCGGCTGCTTCTGGAGCGACTGGCTTTTCAGCTGCTGCTGCTTTTTTGGCGGGCGCCTTTTTGGCCGGGGCTTCCTTGACTGCCGGTTTTGGAGCGGTCACTTTTTCAGCGACCACTTTGGGGGCTGCTGCTTTTTTGGCAGGCGCTTTGGCGGGGGCTTTTGCAGCTACTTTTACCGCTGTTTTTGCAGCTGTTTTTGCAGCTGTTTTTGCAGCCGCCGGCTTTGGGGCCGCCGCCGTTTCAGCCGGTGCTGGTGCCACCGATGCTGGTGCCGCCGTTACTTTTTTTGCCGGTGCTTTCGCAGGAGCGGCTTTTTTTGCCGCTGGTTTTTTCGCAGTTGCCATGGTTTTCTCCTCGATCAGGTTGCAAAAAGCACTTCGCTTGGGGT
This DNA window, taken from Polaromonas hydrogenivorans, encodes the following:
- a CDS encoding carbohydrate kinase family protein; translated protein: MSSVICGSLAFDTIMSFEGRFAEQILPDQLHILNVSFLVPALRREFGGCAGNIAYSLKQLGGSPLPMATVGSDGADYLARMKAQGISTEFVREVDDLYTAQAMIMTDRDNNQITAFHPGAMMQAHVSRIEARSDIRLGIISPDGRDAMLQHAEQFKAAGIPFVFDPGQGLPMFDGPELAHFVELASWVTVNDYEGRMLCDRTGLSCAELSKRVLGLVVTLGAEGCEVWVDGEKTVVPPVKAEAVVDPTGCGDAFRGALLFGLEQGWSLVRCAVLGNRVGAHKIASRGGQNYTLDFDQISALRNTSGH
- a CDS encoding zinc-ribbon and DUF3426 domain-containing protein → MSQITRCPACTTMFKVVDEQLKAAQGWVRCGQCGDVFEAPLHLVPGEAGGPGVPPDASGPAPVQEALTKASDALTEPVHVEPVWQPFAKDAQATPINAPPEPQGRQDPVFTANAYGSSLNETELADVPAQAPEVPPSPAEEPEATPEVAFVREARQNDFWTSPLVRAFLGLMSLALLAALMLQWVVRQKDVLAAHEPRLAPMLQALCRPLGCQIRPLRRIESLVIEHASFSKTGPDAYRLSFVFRNTGDALIEIPALEVTLIDSQDELLVRRVVMPAQFGATGVSLAAHAELAGALSLKVSSGGAQGASSPAQAGFLPVAGYRILAFYP
- a CDS encoding histone is translated as MATAKKPAAKKAAPAKAPAKKVTAAPASVAPAPAETAAAPKPAAAKTAAKTAAKTAVKVAAKAPAKAPAKKAAAPKVVAEKVTAPKPAVKEAPAKKAPAKKAAAAEKPVAPEAAAPQPAAKKPAAKKAAAKTTADTAKAVKKPAAKKAVKAEKAEKKPAAKTPAASSTPTAQTTINPQASWPFPKGSKP